One stretch of Gadus chalcogrammus isolate NIFS_2021 chromosome 14, NIFS_Gcha_1.0, whole genome shotgun sequence DNA includes these proteins:
- the LOC130403496 gene encoding KIF-binding protein-like, which produces MASVNSSDWRAICEQFTTALNLTEVESRKDPENDPFRSKYKAREILREIYSALKNFEATEADSETSGERGEEQVVDGEKDGQCFYGDSPAGWRAAKLAAVEYFLGVNHIETEELSAGQEHLMNCMKLIDKWSTSSMNVSLVIHVKNQLGILWSGRDETETAKAFLETAEGTYLRYMKKEGSPPTDMTEYFSTEENQLTHQERTKRFELAYTHTKYYLAQVYQYLGETELSATYCHSTLQRQLQLNQFNPMEWALNAATLSQYYINKGLYMEGRHCLSAATVISGLAGEVPSEAAAEESEREQERRDQLRQKRADIARCWIKYCLNLLLDAKKALEDNIGELDGDRQEELKAARRAEVEEEEKSRKSALLFGSEDTFDSIASLEEKVQSLTPLDFTDARALFLVGQTYVTQAKEYFEMDGFVTDHIEILQDHSALFRALAFFEDDLERRCKMHKRRVDMLEPICNDLNGHYYLVIRRQLMFELAEIYNEMMDLKLTVANCQSDSETLDSHTIKKLNHLCGASAKFFEMFLESLRSPEGKLPEVLEEEVLRPALVARFRVARLYSRVICPVISDKLENLNKSLDHYKYVAQYGDAHPEASAAVETELELSREMVSLLPIKINRLKAQMISNN; this is translated from the exons ATGGCGTCCGTGAACAGTTCAGATTGGCGAGCTATCTGTGAACAATTTACCACCGCCCTAAACTTGACTGAGGTAGAATCTCGCAAAGACCCAGAGAACGACCCATTTCGATCCAAGTACAAAGCACGGGAGATCCTCAGAGAGATATACAGTGCACTGAAGAATTTCGAGGCCACCGAGGCTGACAGTGAGACCAgcggagagaggggcgaggagCAGGTTGTAGATGGAGAGAAGGATGGCCAATGTTTTTACGGAGACTCACCGGCCGGGTGGCGGGCCGCAAAGCTGGCAGCTGTGGAGTATTTCCTGGGTGTCAACCACATCGAGACGGAAGAGCTGTCTGCCGGACAGGAGCATTTGATGAATTGCATGAAACTAATAGATAAATGGAGTACCTCGTCCATGAATGTGTCTCTCGTCATCCATGTCAAG AACCAACTGGGCATCCTCTGGTCAGGACGAGACGAGACGGAAACAGCAAAAGCCTTTCTGGAAACTGCAGAAGGTACCTATCTACGTTACATGAAGAAG GAAGGGAGTCCTCCGACAGACATGACGGAGTACTTCAGCACAGAAGAGAACCAACTGACGCACCAAGAGAGGACCAAGCG GTTTGAGTTGGCCTACACCCATACTAAGTACTACCTGGCCCAGGTCTACCAGTACCTCG GTGAAACGGAGCTTTCTGCCACATACTGTCATAGCACCTTACAGAGACAGCTCCAACTGAACCAGTTCAATCCCATGGAATGGGCTCTCAACGCCGCTACGCTTTCACAGTACTACATTAACAAG ggcctCTACATGGAAGGCCGACACTGTCTCTCTGCAGCGACCGTCATCTCAGGCCTAGCAGGAGAGGTTCCCTCCGAGGCGGCAGCGGAGGAGA GTGAGCGGGAGCAGGAGCGCAGGGACCAGCTGAGGCAGAAGAGGGCCGACATCGCCCGCTGCTGGATCAAATACTGCCTCAACCTGCTGCTGGATGCCAAGAAAGCCCTGGAG GACAACATTGGTGAACTGGATGGGGATCGTCAGGAGGAGTTGAAGGCAGCGAGAAgagcggaggtggaggaggaggagaagagcaggaAGAGTGCCCTGCTCTTTGGATCTGAAGACACGTTTGACTCCATCGCCAGTCTGGAAGAGAAG gtgCAAAGTTTGACCCCATTGGACTTTACTGATGCCAGAGCTTTGTTTTTGGTGGGACAGACATATGTCACACAG gccaAGGAGTACTTTGAGATGGATGGTTTTGTGACGGACCACATAGAGATCCTGCAGGACCACAGCGCCCTCTTCAGGGCTCTCGCTTTCTTTGAGGACGACCTGGAGCGGCGCTGCAAGATGCACAAGCGGCGGGTGGACATGCTGGAGCCCATCTGCAATG ACCTGAATGGCCACTACTACCTGGTGATTCGCAGACAGCTGATGTTTGAACTGGCCGAGATATACAACGAGATGATGGACCTGAAACTGACTGTGGCCAACTGCCAGTCCGACTCGGAGACACTGGATAGCCACACCATTAAGAAGCTAAATCACCTGTGTGGTGCTTCTgctaa GTTCTTTGAGATGTTCCTGGAGTCTCTGCGCTCCCCAGAAGGGAAGCTCCCAGaagtgctggaggaggaggtcctgAGGCCCGCGCTGGTGGCGCGCTTCAGGGTGGCCCGGCTCTACAGTCGGGTCATCTGCCCCGTGATCAGCGATAAGCTGGAAAACCTCAACAAGTCTCTGGACCACTACAA GTACGTGGCGCAGTACGGCGACGCCCACCCGGAAGCATCCGCTGCCGTGGAAACGGAGCTTGAGCTCAGCCGGGAGATGGTCAGTCTGCTGCCCATCAAAATCAACCGCCTTAAAGCACAGATGATCTCTAATAACTGA
- the LOC130403497 gene encoding mitochondrial pyruvate carrier 1, giving the protein MAGVIARKAIDHVRSKDFRDYLMSTHFWGPIANWGLPIAAISDMKKSPEIISGRMTFALTCYSLLFMRFAYKVQPRNWLLFACHLTNESAQLIQGGRLIKYNMEKKRAS; this is encoded by the exons ATGGCAGGAGTAATTGCACGAAAAGCCATCGACCATGTGAGAAGCAAGGATTTCAGAGATTACTTGATGAG CACC caTTTCTGGGGTCCAATTGCAAACTGGGGTCTTCCAATTGCGGCCATCTCTGATATGAAGAAGAGCCCAGAGATTATAAGTGGCAGAATGACCTTTG CGTTGACCTGCTACTCGCTGCTCTTCATGCGATTCGCCTATAAGGTGCAGCCTCGCAATTGGTTGCTTTTTGCTTGCCATTTGACCAATGAATCGGCTCAGCTCATTCAGGGTGGTCGACTCATCAAATATAA cATGGAGAAGAAGAGGGCGTCTTAA